In the genome of Ziziphus jujuba cultivar Dongzao chromosome 10, ASM3175591v1, the window AATCCTCATagataagttattttatttacatatcaACCCAACAAGCATTCAGATTTAGAAATTTACTCATATTATACCAAACATTGCACATTTGTTATTCAACATCAATACCATGTGTACTAATTTACATATATGATTCTCTATCCAGCAGTTTTACAGAAGATTTGGAAAGCACTATCTGAGGGGGAAAATTGAGGAAGCAGGAGGGCTAAATCCTATAGTATGACCTGCTATCAGAGTCCTGagcaataataaaaagaaaaaagctcataaaataaaaaaggaaaatgcttGAGAATTATTAAACATGTTGAAGAACTTAAAGTTCCATAACATACTGATTCTCCAAATCAAGTACAAAATGCTATATGGATCAATCAAGACAAGAGCAACCGCGTACCTGTGTCGCTAGATCACCAATAGCCAGCCGTGAAAGAACAACTTTTGCCCCACTCTGAACACATTTATCTAATTTGTCATATATAATATTCCATTCTGCATCAACAATGGACTGATACTGTGATGGATCCGAAAGTCTGCAAGGATTCAAAGACAAAGTTTCCCATTTGAGCAATTCTCAAGTAAATAATGGGATTCCAATCGAAAGAACAACAGACCACACCTTATCTCAGCATTTTCTTTCTCGGATTTCAGCTCTAATTCAACATTTAACAGGAGTATTTTGGGGTTAAGAAACTTCTTTGGCTGTTGCTCAAATCCAGCATATGAAAATGTCTTTTTAAAGGCAACCCCATCGACTAGAAAAGAGTCCCGCATGTTACCACCAGGAACCTGTGACAGTGAAGCTTAACCATtacattcaaattcaaaatattacTTACCAAGACCAACTTCCACCCAAGTGATAAATGAAATTAGCAAAGAAGTAACTAAGCTTGCTAAGATTTCTAGTGAATCAAATTATGACAAATTAAAAGACAGAATGATTGAGACaacaaaagaaggaaagaaataaaatgaatcacATAATGAAAACTGTCAAGGCAACACAAGAAAATGTGAGTGAAAGTCGCAACAAGCACAAACACACGAATgttgaaatttattaatatttattttagcaTACAAGTATAGGTTATAAAATAAGAAGCCCAAACACAATAAAGCTAATTTGCTAATTACTACCAACTGTTTAAAAGAAAACATGGtacacaaattttaaatttgaaataaatttaccaCAATGAATATACCTTCTTGATTCCAATCATACTTAGCCGATCATCATTTCCAATTGCAATAACAGAATCAACCACCATTGATGCAAAGAACTCCTTCTCTCCACCAATGAGCTTTGAAGAGAGGGTTGTTGCAGCACATTTAGCAAGCAGACTCTTCTTTTCTTCtaagcttttaccctctatGCTGACAGCCAGTTCTTTTACTTTGTCGATTGCCTACTCCATATTTAACAGATTCAGGACATCAGGATATAGTCCAAGCATCACAGAAAACATAGAGAAAGGAGATTAAATTCAGCTCAAATACCAAATAGCATGCAGTTCGATAACTCCTAATCAAATTTTGAGGATGGACACCATCCTCTATGAAAGGCTTGGCCTCCTTCAAAAATTCTCCTGCAAATAGGACAACTGTGGTGGTTCCATCACCAACCTGCTCAAAAACATTAGAATTAAAACGTCTCAAGTATAAAGCCAAAATATTGcaggttaaaaaatattatatacaatgGTACATATAAAACAGGTGATATTTACAATAATAACTAGATCACTAGATTCTAAATCACTAAAGAAGATAGTACACTCTCTAAGAACTCCTTTTTCAGGGGATGCAACACCTCTCAAAGGCAGAATCTCACGGATAAACATTTCTCCATCCATTTCAAACCCCAAATCCCAATTATTATATACATCGATTTCATATGATGATTTCAGAAAAACTGTCACCCAAAGTTCCATAGCCGTCAGATTGACCATGTTTACATTTCATCCCATTTGGGACCCAATCTAAGTTTTCGATGCACAGAGCCTAAAATAGTGATATAGCATTTTCTTACTTATGGAATTCCAAAACAGTTTTAGTTCTCATGCCGTTCCTTGGTTCCTTAACAAACATGCTAGCATATCCATTTGACATCATTTCTACAATCGAACTAAAACCGAAATCGTATGGTAGACACAAAGCAAGAAAAGCTAAAGTAAAACAaagtttttcccttttttgtgaattataaaaatacaagcTTGGGAACAAATAACAGTCTCAAAAAATCctcaaaacacaaaaattaccCAGGTTTCTCATCCCATTTCAGTAGCCCATTTAAGTAAATCATACCTCAGAATCCTGAGACTTGGCTATGTCAACGAGGATCTTGGCCGCAGGGTGAACGATGTCAAGAAGCTTCATGATGGTAGCACCGTCGTTGGAGATGGTAACGTTCCCTTTGTCATCGTGGATGAGTTTGTCCATCCCTCTTGGACCCAAAGTGGTCCGCACCACATCCGCTACTGCCGTGCACGCATTTATATTGCTCACAAGCTGAGGCTTCCCTTGCGACGTATCCGTCCCTTCCTTCAACAGTATGATCTGGGGTTGCTGTTTTTTCCGTTAAGACATTTTCACAAACAGTTTGCATGACACCACAAAATGAGAGTCAGTCAGCGTTTGAGCACAAAAATGCAAAGAGAAAGTTAGAAATGAAAGAGAGAGTACCAGCATGGCCGCCATTGTTGGCGATGTGGATGCTCGACCGCTGGGAAGTAGCAGGGCTAGAGAGAGAGTGTGCTGGGAAGGTAGAGAGAGAAAACTAGGGTTTTTGCTTGAAACAACTGGATGGCTCTTTCCTAGTTTCTATGAGTCGCCGATTCGAGAGGtttctcatttttattattttcttatataaaaacggaaaacaaaattgaattccaaagggataaaattataattttcacaATTAGAGAGACAGATATTACTAAAcaaaatatatgtgtgtatatatatatatatatatatatatatagagagagagagagagagagagagagagagagagagaatattctGTTTATACTATTTAGGtcttattaatttcaatttaaaaaggtaaataaaattattttgaaagatattaataaaagaataaaaaaatatatattaaagaggaattattttaaaatttatcataaataatagGATTTTTGACACTATAGCAATCCGTCTATATTTTGATGTTGTGTGACACATGAAACACATATGCTCCATTAGCTtaaagataaaattgaaaatgtcTATAAATTCAAAGCCATGAttgtaaaaatatcaaattgctTGAAAGTTGAAGGATAAAAATAAccctaaaaataattaatcatttttcttaattttttaaaataatatgtttttgataaataaaataatttttaattaaaattaaaaattataaaagctcatttaattttatttaaaatctttatatgaaaaaatattttatatgaaaatatttttactaattaccgacaattgataaaatatttaataattaattttttaaatttttattggaaaatttgttattaaccgacaattattaattggtaatttctattaattatcaattattaattgataattataatcgattataaattgataattgacaactataaataattatcaattaaattaaataacctTACTTAAAAAACcaactaaattaataatgattaataattaaaaataattatcaaacaattattttaaaaattaattgataagtGTTTTCTCATGTAAAATATTTCTTTGGTATAAAatggtttaaaataaaattaatttatttcctataatttttactattaattaaaaattatttttacaaaatttttgtatttattaaacattatattattcaaaaaaaaataagagatattcttttattaattatttttaagggGCTTTTTTACACCTAAACCGCATGATATGCtcaattgataattattattaaccatcaattattaattaatcattattaatttaattgttttttcatataaaactatttaattgataattattaaaaatagaaaattgataataattatcaattaataaataataataataataattgtcaaagacaataacaataataataattgtcaattaatagttaattttctagtaaaaattaaaaaatttaatattattcatttaattgtttttttatgtaattctgtttttgtataaaatggttttaaataaaattaaatgatctataatttttactattaattcaaattattttaaaattttattttatttattaacaacATATCATTCAAAAATAgatatgattaattattttataagattttttgTACTTATGCCTTTGAACTTTcaagtaatttaaaattatacatctaaatttataaacatttttagtTTTACTCGCTAACAATATTGCATATAATGCTTAAATATGGACAGAATCAAAGTCGTTGGATTTGTTGAATATGAAGCAAGTGGGTAGGTTTGTTTAGAAATAAgtgtaaaattaaaatgtttaaatttattttgattttcatataatctaaatttttgtctaattaaaatgtataaatttattctcatttttatattatttaaatttttgactttcaacttttttttttttcccccttgctCGATATGTTTATATGTGAGCTTTTACTGTGAGATTAGTTTTGGGTGCATGtttaaatatgcatatatattcctACTAAATCTGTGGGTGATTGGAGAAATGTTTAAGCTGAAATGAAAAACCAAGAAGAAATTTAGATGGTTTATTAGAGAGACAAAAAGAGGATTAGGAatagatacttttttttttgctttttttaaaagGGTCATCCGAACGTATCTAAATAGATACTATGTTTACATATGGATCCCTACATCATTATATTTCATTTAGGATTAGGAATAGGCGTAATGGGGGGGAATCGATAGATTTGTTGCATATGAGCCAGCAAGTGGGTAAGCTTGTTTAGAAATCTGATaagtaataatatattattaaaatgtttgaatttattctatttttgcatcataaaaaattataattattataatgggTCGCGTTGCCGTATTAACTTATTAACCTGCATATTGACATGTTAActtgaaaattaacctattaatccaaaattaatctatttattgaaaattaacttatttattaatatatttattcttcTAACTTGAAAATCAAACtccttatttgaaaataatttaaaaataataattaaaaaaataacataaaaataatttaagtattaaaaaattaagagacaatatttaaattttatagtaatATACCTTCTAATTAAATTTGCAATATTTAATTGTCTGGTGGAGAGGAGTTTTAgtgatctgaattttttttttatgtttttatttttgttttattaaagtttttttttttgtctttaaaaaattaaagtttttttaatttataatttttttacttattaaatattatattatggataaaattgtaatttcaaactaaatttaaataggttataataggtatataatcgtgttagATTAAAACTCAcatgtttaataaatgggtcataacgggtcaattttgaattaaatgGGTAAACTTGAAAATGACATGATTAATAGTcgtattaaacgggttgacctgATTATGACTCAAACTTATTTATGATAAACTCAAACCTATTTATTCCgtatcgttttcgagtcgtgtcaccATGTCATCACCTAAATTGGCACTTCTAAACGTCATTATATGCAGTGCAATCCAATATGCACGCAGAGATAACGTTTGAGATACCAAAAATACCCATACAAACACAAACAAACAACAACCTCTAACGTAAAATAACAACAAGAACTGGGGTTACATAGACAATCCAACAGAAACCAAATGGCATTgtgttttatttcttcttcagCATACTGTTACATGTTGTTATCTCCTTCAATGGCCACACCCTTGCCTGTTTGTGACTCCCATAACCATTTTGATTGACGAAAGAGTCCAAACGGTGCATTTTATAATCAAGAAGCATTTATTTTATGGTTACCAGTGCAATTGAAAATCTGTCTTCGAAGCTCCGAAGTCATCGAACGAGCGGGTCCTTTTCGTTGGTTTTACtaaattctttatattttatttattgtgaagAATTATGCCCCTAATTTTGGTCAACTTCATATGCATATTATCACATTATACGAATAAGAGAGAAAGTTAAGAATGGTGCCCTAATTGTGTTTTTGCTCCTACAGGTTTTAATGGAGTAGCTCATTTGCTTGCAAAACATCTTTGTTTATTGTTGACATTGAATCTTGGTTTGGCAATGGTCCTGAGTGGTTATTGCCTGCTTTCCAAGATGATTTAACTTATTTTCTTGTTGCTTAATGAAATTGCACATttcttttcacatatatataaactagagccataaaagaaacagaaacaatgaaaagagaaaaagaaaaagaaaaaagtatatatcCAGGCCCTATCTATCTTTCATTATTTGATTATGTTAAGAAAAATGTACTTAATATTGgtttatatatttgatgaaaaCATGCAAGTTGAAGTGTTATGGTAGAAACTGAGTAGAAAGAACTCAATTTGAATAACTTTTTCTTGAACAAACACATAACACCGCAAAAGAACTTATAAATTTCTTTAAGTTCTAACATTTATAtcatgttcaaaagaacaacgATCCAAACAGAGTAGAATATCAAGACCCATACTCATTAACCCAATTaccaaatttcttttaatttaaacttattaaaaaattcatttgaaagaaaacaattttaaaggCTTCAATTAAATTCGAAATTAATACTATTAttcaaaggggaaaaaaaaaggtcaaattaaagtactaaaaaatattaattcaacgccagaatatcaaaataataaaaagaaagtaggaaaaaaaatgagatcgaatattatttaattgaaacGCTCTCCTAGCTATTATTTAATTGAAACGCTATCCTAGCAAACTGCTATATCTATGTAGaatattgacctattaacctatTAACAGGTTTGTTGTTTGCAACTtcattactaataataataataataacaataaaataaaacacgcCAAAGCACCATGCTTCATGCATACCAGCCACGTTAAAAAGTGCTCCACCAAAACCATCTCGGGAAGTGGCCCTTTCTACAATCAATTGGAAGACACCACGTTCACCTACATCTCAAAATCATCACCATTATAGAACTCAACAAATGCATATATGTTgaaggtgtcaggacccgtccaaaattcttcaccggaaccctagacaagctctaatcccagggaaaccctactggaacctccaatggaaaatccggcagaacctcccctaagggttggacttaccacaaatttcctgcactgaaaacacacttctatacacatctccttattcctcccgcgttactacaatataattccacaatttgcagcactccaaagaATAACAgagaattaatgcagtatttaataaaatgcatccaatacagtatacagagcatcatacaAATAAATGTAGAATTAATGCAATGAcaaataaagaagcaatacaagatggagaggaaaaaaggaggaaatgcttcttggactttcggcaatgaactgagacgtcgggctcgtcccggatgatcaacgtctcctaacctggacctaggggaacggaaattaaaaatatgagatgctaatcatctcagtgagtgaccctatctactgtacaaatataataataatgataaaaggaatttaattactcaataccatacaattaaataaataaataaataaataaccatttgaaaataataatttctctcaaaaccctcactattcactccgttggaaatgttccccttttaaaacattttcacaaaagccgttattcgtatttcccgaaaaccaaggaatcaattaatttaataaataataattaaataactcaaatataaataaaatataataaatataataaataatttttgaacactttagggtttgaaatttctatccgaaaatttatacttgacgcaccacaccatataccagtgatgc includes:
- the LOC107410440 gene encoding T-complex protein 1 subunit eta translates to MAAMLQPQIILLKEGTDTSQGKPQLVSNINACTAVADVVRTTLGPRGMDKLIHDDKGNVTISNDGATIMKLLDIVHPAAKILVDIAKSQDSEVGDGTTTVVLFAGEFLKEAKPFIEDGVHPQNLIRSYRTACYLAIDKVKELAVSIEGKSLEEKKSLLAKCAATTLSSKLIGGEKEFFASMVVDSVIAIGNDDRLSMIGIKKVPGGNMRDSFLVDGVAFKKTFSYAGFEQQPKKFLNPKILLLNVELELKSEKENAEIRLSDPSQYQSIVDAEWNIIYDKLDKCVQSGAKVVLSRLAIGDLATQYFADRDLFCAGRVTEEDLQRVAAATGGTVQTSVNNIIDEVLGTCELFEERQVGNERFNIFSGCPSGRTATIVLRGGADQFIEEAERSLHDAIMIVRRALKNSTVVAGGGAIDMEISRYLRQHARTIAGKSQLFINSYAKALEVIPRQLCDNAGFDATDVLNKLRQKHALPSGEGAPYGVDINTGGIADSFANFVWEPAVVKINAINAATEAACLVLSVDETVKNPKSESAQGEAAASAMGGRGRGGAAFRGRGRGMRRR